One Arthrobacter sp. StoSoilB20 DNA segment encodes these proteins:
- a CDS encoding aldo/keto reductase → MTLAPLIELNDGQRIPQLGLGTWPLNDAEVADAVVEAVSHGYRHVDTAKKYGNEKGVGNGIRACGVGREELFITTKLDGEFQGSGKAVAGLEGSLERLGLEYLDLLLIHWPLPRRGEFVSTWKTFEELQASGKARSIGVSNFKPGHLDQLFRETDVVPAVNQIQVSPSIPRPAARAYNERHGIVTESYSPLGASSDLLNAPVLAGIGGKYGKTPGQVVLRWHVQQGLVAIPKTANPERMKENLEVFDFELDQEDLSKLQTLDAGPDAGVDSDVQGH, encoded by the coding sequence ATGACACTTGCCCCACTCATTGAACTCAACGACGGCCAGAGGATCCCGCAGTTGGGACTGGGCACCTGGCCCCTGAATGACGCCGAGGTGGCCGACGCCGTGGTGGAAGCGGTGTCGCACGGCTACCGGCATGTGGATACGGCCAAAAAGTACGGCAATGAGAAGGGCGTCGGCAACGGCATCCGTGCGTGTGGAGTGGGCCGCGAAGAACTCTTCATCACCACCAAGCTGGATGGGGAGTTCCAGGGCTCCGGCAAGGCTGTTGCGGGACTGGAAGGATCGCTGGAACGGCTGGGGCTGGAATACCTTGACCTGCTCCTGATCCACTGGCCGCTCCCCCGGCGGGGCGAGTTCGTTTCCACCTGGAAGACCTTCGAGGAGCTCCAGGCCTCGGGCAAAGCCCGCTCTATTGGCGTCTCCAATTTCAAGCCCGGACACCTGGACCAGTTGTTCCGGGAAACTGACGTGGTGCCGGCGGTGAACCAAATCCAGGTCAGCCCTTCCATTCCCCGTCCGGCAGCCCGGGCCTACAACGAACGGCATGGGATCGTCACCGAGTCTTACAGTCCGCTGGGTGCCAGCAGCGATCTGCTCAACGCCCCGGTGCTTGCCGGCATCGGCGGGAAGTATGGGAAGACGCCGGGCCAGGTGGTGCTGCGGTGGCATGTCCAGCAGGGGCTGGTTGCCATCCCCAAGACCGCTAATCCGGAACGGATGAAGGAGAACCTGGAGGTGTTCGATTTCGAACTGGACCAGGAGGACCTTTCCAAACTGCAAACCCTCGACGCCGGTCCTGACGCAGGCGTCGACTCGGACGTACAGGGGCACTGA
- a CDS encoding NAD-dependent epimerase/dehydratase family protein produces MSSHSLGLAADTVSPRNILFIGGTGVISAAAAERAVALGHRLTILNRGRSAGRPVPDGAEVLHADVRDADAVREVLQGREFDAVADFISFTPDQARAGTELFRGRTGQYVFISSASAYQKPPTTLPIKESTPLKNPFWQYSRDKIACEELLFQAYREQDFPVTVVRPSHTYDRTKIAMVGGWTDIHRMRAGLPILVHGDGTSLWTLTHSRDFAKAFVGLLGRPQAIGESYTITSDEFLPWNQVYALFARAAGVAEPRLFHVASETIAAHSPELGPNLLGDRSHSVVFDNSKIKALVPDYRATIPFADGAREIVDWYDTHPELQVVKEDFMELSDRLHEWSRR; encoded by the coding sequence CTGTCGTCCCACAGCCTCGGGTTGGCAGCGGACACCGTCTCGCCACGGAACATCCTGTTCATTGGCGGGACCGGGGTCATCAGTGCGGCGGCGGCTGAACGCGCCGTCGCATTGGGCCACCGGCTGACCATCCTCAACAGGGGACGGTCAGCCGGGCGGCCGGTACCGGACGGGGCTGAGGTCCTCCACGCGGATGTCCGCGACGCCGACGCCGTGCGGGAGGTACTGCAAGGAAGGGAGTTCGACGCCGTTGCGGACTTTATCTCCTTCACCCCGGACCAGGCGCGGGCCGGCACGGAATTGTTCCGTGGGCGGACCGGCCAGTACGTGTTCATCAGTTCCGCCTCGGCGTACCAAAAACCGCCGACAACACTGCCCATCAAGGAATCGACCCCGCTGAAGAATCCGTTCTGGCAGTACTCCAGGGACAAGATCGCCTGCGAGGAGTTGCTGTTCCAGGCCTACCGCGAGCAGGACTTTCCGGTGACGGTGGTCCGTCCATCCCATACTTATGACCGCACCAAGATTGCGATGGTGGGCGGGTGGACCGACATTCACCGCATGCGCGCGGGGCTGCCCATCCTGGTTCATGGGGATGGAACATCGTTGTGGACTTTGACGCACAGCAGGGATTTCGCCAAGGCCTTCGTCGGCCTGTTGGGAAGGCCCCAGGCCATCGGTGAGAGCTACACGATTACTTCTGACGAGTTCCTGCCGTGGAACCAGGTCTATGCCCTTTTCGCGAGGGCGGCCGGTGTGGCGGAACCACGCCTGTTCCACGTTGCCTCCGAGACCATCGCCGCCCACAGCCCGGAGCTTGGCCCCAACCTGCTGGGCGACCGCTCCCATTCCGTGGTGTTCGACAACTCCAAGATCAAGGCGCTGGTTCCGGACTACAGGGCCACGATTCCTTTCGCGGACGGTGCCCGGGAGATCGTCGACTGGTATGACACCCATCCTGAACTTCAGGTGGTGAAGGAGGATTTCATGGAGCTGAGCGACCGGCTCCATGAGTGGTCGCGGCGGTAG
- a CDS encoding aldo/keto reductase, whose protein sequence is MQYTHLGRSGLKVSRLCLGTMNFGPQTDEATAHSIMDSALDSGINFFDTANVYGGVEHRGWTEEIIGRWFAKGGERRERTVLATKLYGTMTDRPNESKLSALNIRRALDASLKRLQTDYIDIHQFHHIDRETPWDEIWQAIEVAVQQGKILYSGSSNFAGWHIAQAQEAARRRNYTGLVSEQSIYNLFRRELELEVIPAAQQYGLGLIPWSPLQGGLLGGVLKKEEQGVRRAEGRALETLKKHEDQIRRYEDFADELGHAPGDVALAWLLHQPAVTAPIVGPRTQEQLDAAIRALDVTLNEDALKRLDDIFPGHRTAPEDYAW, encoded by the coding sequence ATGCAGTACACCCATCTTGGCCGTTCCGGCCTGAAAGTATCCCGCCTCTGCCTGGGCACCATGAATTTCGGCCCCCAGACGGACGAAGCGACAGCCCACTCGATCATGGATTCTGCGCTGGATTCCGGCATCAACTTCTTCGACACCGCCAACGTCTATGGCGGCGTGGAGCACCGGGGCTGGACCGAGGAAATCATCGGCCGCTGGTTCGCGAAGGGCGGCGAGCGCCGCGAGCGCACGGTCCTGGCCACCAAGTTGTACGGCACCATGACGGACCGGCCCAACGAGTCCAAGCTGTCCGCATTGAACATCCGCCGTGCACTGGACGCGAGCCTGAAGCGTTTGCAGACGGATTACATCGACATCCACCAGTTCCACCACATTGATCGCGAGACCCCGTGGGACGAAATCTGGCAGGCGATCGAGGTTGCCGTCCAGCAGGGCAAGATTCTGTACTCGGGCAGCAGCAACTTTGCGGGTTGGCATATCGCCCAGGCGCAGGAAGCTGCCCGGAGGCGGAATTACACGGGCCTGGTCAGCGAGCAGTCCATTTACAACCTGTTCCGGCGCGAACTTGAGCTTGAGGTCATTCCGGCGGCCCAACAATATGGCTTGGGCCTGATCCCGTGGTCGCCGCTGCAGGGAGGGCTGTTGGGTGGCGTGCTCAAGAAGGAAGAACAGGGGGTACGCCGCGCCGAGGGCCGCGCACTGGAGACCCTCAAGAAGCACGAGGACCAGATCCGCCGGTACGAGGATTTCGCGGACGAGCTGGGCCACGCACCCGGCGACGTCGCCCTGGCCTGGCTGCTGCACCAGCCGGCCGTCACGGCGCCGATTGTTGGGCCACGCACGCAGGAACAACTGGATGCGGCCATCCGGGCGCTGGACGTCACCTTGAACGAGGACGCCCTCAAGCGCTTGGACGATATTTTCCCGGGCCACCGCACCGCGCCGGAGGATTACGCCTGGTGA
- a CDS encoding aldo/keto reductase, producing MPELTLNNGVTIPQLGFGVFQVPAEETQKVVEDAFEAGYRHIDTAAAYRNEAGVGAAIAASGIAREELFITTKLRNGEQGEAYDAFQRSRDALGLEVIDLYLIHWPVPSQGLYTQAWKEMEKLYQDKQIRAIGVSNFLSEHLDTLLREADVVPAVNQIEVHPTYQQGGLANKCRDLSIAVEAYSPLGQGKDLNAEQVALVAAAHGTTPAQVILAWHLAQGTIVIPKSADSARMRENFGAADLSLTESELAAVTALEAGARIGSDPAVAAFTQL from the coding sequence ATGCCAGAGCTGACATTGAACAACGGCGTCACCATTCCCCAGCTCGGATTCGGTGTCTTCCAGGTACCTGCTGAGGAAACGCAGAAGGTAGTGGAAGACGCCTTTGAAGCCGGCTACCGCCATATCGACACCGCTGCCGCGTACCGCAATGAGGCAGGAGTCGGCGCTGCCATTGCAGCTTCAGGGATTGCCCGCGAGGAACTCTTCATCACCACCAAGCTTCGCAACGGCGAACAGGGCGAGGCCTACGATGCCTTCCAGCGAAGCCGTGATGCCTTGGGCCTGGAAGTCATTGACCTCTACCTGATCCACTGGCCGGTCCCGTCGCAGGGCCTTTACACGCAGGCTTGGAAAGAGATGGAGAAGCTCTACCAGGACAAGCAGATCCGGGCGATCGGCGTCTCCAATTTCCTGTCCGAGCACCTGGACACGCTTCTTCGCGAGGCAGACGTGGTCCCGGCAGTGAACCAGATCGAGGTCCACCCCACCTACCAGCAGGGCGGGCTGGCCAACAAGTGCCGCGACCTGAGCATCGCGGTGGAGGCGTACAGCCCGCTGGGCCAAGGCAAGGACCTTAACGCCGAGCAGGTGGCATTGGTGGCCGCGGCACATGGCACCACTCCTGCACAGGTAATCCTGGCCTGGCACCTGGCGCAGGGGACCATCGTGATCCCCAAGTCTGCGGACTCCGCACGCATGCGCGAGAACTTCGGCGCAGCAGACCTTTCCCTCACCGAATCAGAACTGGCAGCCGTTACGGCACTTGAGGCGGGCGCCCGCATCGGTTCCGATCCCGCCGTCGCCGCTTTCACCCAGCTCTAG
- a CDS encoding helix-turn-helix transcriptional regulator: MGQSAEFGKFLKVMRARLTPEDAGTLESSGSRRVPGLRREEVARLSGVSTDYYTRLEQGRNIHPSKAVLESVARALRLDAGEQAHMMDLLEHCAGSAGTPGPVQKVRPAVRQLLDAVGDVPALVLGRRADVLAGNRLAHLLFTDFTALPAGERNLTRWIILDPAAGLLFRDWKTVAAEAVGALRMDVGRHPNDPQTNQLVGELAVHSEHFRQWWAGHRVTSRSAGTIRLHHPVVGDLELNFETLSLPDDPDQMLRVYSAKAGSPSSDALTLLNIGDVGTSANPSAVPEPSRRDAS, translated from the coding sequence ATGGGTCAAAGCGCCGAGTTCGGAAAATTCCTCAAAGTCATGCGTGCCCGCCTCACACCCGAAGACGCCGGAACCCTGGAATCCAGTGGTTCGCGCCGGGTGCCCGGCCTCCGCCGCGAGGAAGTGGCACGCCTGTCCGGAGTGAGCACGGACTACTACACGCGCCTTGAGCAAGGCCGCAACATCCACCCCTCCAAGGCTGTGCTGGAATCCGTGGCCCGCGCACTTCGGCTGGACGCAGGGGAGCAGGCGCACATGATGGACCTGCTGGAGCACTGCGCCGGCTCGGCTGGAACTCCCGGCCCCGTCCAGAAGGTGCGGCCCGCGGTGCGGCAGCTGCTGGACGCCGTCGGGGATGTTCCTGCCTTGGTGTTGGGGCGCCGTGCCGACGTCCTGGCCGGAAACCGCCTGGCCCATTTGTTGTTCACCGACTTCACGGCGTTGCCCGCAGGGGAGCGGAACCTCACGCGTTGGATCATCCTTGATCCCGCAGCAGGGTTGCTGTTCAGGGACTGGAAGACCGTGGCGGCTGAGGCCGTGGGGGCGCTGCGCATGGACGTAGGCCGGCATCCCAATGATCCCCAGACCAACCAACTCGTGGGGGAGCTTGCCGTCCACAGTGAACATTTCCGTCAGTGGTGGGCCGGGCACCGGGTCACGTCGAGGTCCGCGGGAACCATTCGGCTGCACCACCCCGTGGTGGGGGACCTGGAACTGAACTTTGAAACCCTCAGTCTCCCGGACGACCCCGACCAGATGCTGAGGGTGTATTCCGCGAAGGCCGGTTCGCCGTCGTCGGACGCTTTGACGCTGCTCAACATCGGCGACGTCGGCACCAGCGCCAACCCATCGGCTGTGCCCGAACCCTCTCGCCGAGATGCCAGTTGA
- a CDS encoding dodecin, producing MAGHTYSVSEIVGTSTEGVDDAIKNGIATASETLRNLDWFEVKEIRGHLEDGAVADWQVTIKLGFRLER from the coding sequence ATGGCTGGCCACACCTATAGCGTTTCCGAAATTGTAGGAACTTCCACGGAGGGCGTTGACGACGCCATCAAGAACGGGATCGCCACCGCGTCCGAAACCTTGCGGAACCTCGACTGGTTTGAGGTCAAGGAAATCCGCGGCCACCTCGAGGACGGCGCAGTTGCCGACTGGCAGGTCACCATCAAGCTCGGTTTCCGCTTGGAGCGCTGA
- a CDS encoding SDR family oxidoreductase, producing the protein MSSAPFSPQTAIVTGSDSGIGKATAVALAKAGMDVGITWHSDQQGAEETAEEVRGLGRKAVVHQLDTTDVRGTAAAIEDLAEELGGVDVFVNNSGTGDGTKFLELDYDTWMSTLDTNLNGAFVAMQTAAKRMVKAGRGGRIIAVTSVHEFQPRVGASAYDASKHGLGGLIKTMALELAEHGITANNVAPGEIATPMTGQEDEDPKGKERPGVPVGRPGDAREIAAVIAFLASPDSSYVNGASWPVDGGMLQMGPQAGSHITSNDWRES; encoded by the coding sequence ATGAGCAGCGCACCATTTTCTCCGCAGACCGCCATCGTCACAGGATCGGATTCAGGCATCGGAAAGGCCACTGCGGTGGCGTTGGCCAAAGCCGGCATGGACGTTGGCATCACGTGGCACTCAGACCAGCAGGGCGCGGAGGAAACAGCCGAGGAAGTCCGCGGTCTCGGCCGGAAAGCAGTGGTCCATCAACTGGACACCACGGATGTCCGCGGAACAGCTGCCGCCATCGAGGATCTGGCGGAGGAACTTGGCGGGGTGGATGTATTCGTCAACAACTCCGGCACCGGCGATGGCACCAAGTTCCTTGAGTTGGACTACGACACCTGGATGTCCACCTTGGACACCAACCTCAACGGCGCCTTCGTGGCCATGCAAACAGCTGCCAAGCGGATGGTGAAGGCCGGCCGCGGCGGGCGGATCATCGCAGTCACCAGCGTCCATGAGTTCCAACCACGTGTTGGGGCCTCGGCCTACGACGCTTCCAAGCACGGTCTGGGTGGCCTCATCAAGACCATGGCCCTGGAACTCGCTGAACACGGGATTACCGCCAACAATGTGGCACCGGGTGAGATCGCAACCCCCATGACCGGCCAGGAAGACGAGGACCCCAAGGGCAAGGAACGTCCCGGCGTGCCTGTTGGCCGTCCCGGTGACGCCCGCGAGATCGCAGCGGTGATCGCATTCCTGGCGTCCCCGGATTCGAGCTACGTCAACGGCGCATCGTGGCCGGTGGACGGCGGAATGCTGCAGATGGGGCCGCAGGCGGGCTCGCACATCACCAGCAATGATTGGCGCGAAAGCTAG
- a CDS encoding universal stress protein, giving the protein MAAAKLATALGAELHVISGFSDDRIEEFGSGSDRITVSSADSAEYVARKVSEELDVPAGNIKYFAARGTPANALINYAETNNASLIVVGNKRMRGLGRVLGSIANSVAHGAPCDVYIVNTDVDA; this is encoded by the coding sequence GTGGCAGCAGCGAAGCTCGCCACCGCACTCGGCGCCGAACTGCACGTAATCAGCGGCTTCTCCGATGACCGGATCGAAGAATTCGGCAGCGGCAGCGACCGCATCACAGTGTCCTCGGCCGACTCAGCGGAATACGTTGCCCGCAAGGTTTCCGAGGAGCTGGACGTCCCCGCAGGCAACATCAAGTACTTCGCGGCCCGCGGAACACCGGCCAACGCCCTCATCAACTACGCCGAGACCAACAACGCCTCGCTGATCGTGGTGGGCAACAAGCGCATGAGGGGCTTGGGCCGCGTCCTGGGCAGCATCGCCAACAGCGTGGCACACGGTGCACCGTGCGACGTGTACATCGTGAACACGGACGTAGACGCGTAG
- a CDS encoding right-handed parallel beta-helix repeat-containing protein, with protein MTNAHNPAIRRRTLLSAGLAAGTLASTGLLGAATRAAAAEDVLPGFGSNGFREAGLPVERGPINHGPINHGQGGAWTVAPTGFAGIAAHGRDGTTGGAGGRVVHAGTPDQLRGFAKSTEALVVILHGELVFPQYEKLTVTSNKSFLGAGEGAAVVNAGFKLVNVANVVFRNFTVRDSYIPGDFVGKRPDNDRDGIQMDTSTHVWVDHMHFTRLGDGLVDIRKDCDNVTLSWNVFSDHNKALGEGWTQNVVTRLTLHHNWIRNTHQRNASLDNTAASHVFNNYLEDISSYGMLGRNAALLVVEGNYFRDVRNPLHHQGPGGELMARNNVFDDCTGNTGEERGTAFVPPYSYELTPPKALPALVRAFGGPLGGTTPALREVLTVALDGTGDYASIRAAIGAIPANNSRPVTVLLQPGIYHEPSVIWGDRRNITLAGATGNAPDVILTNSEGVTLLVAADGSTLRDLTVTSDTPQPGPVLLSTGRDVTRSNVTVLNGTVLDGAAG; from the coding sequence ATGACGAACGCACACAACCCGGCCATCCGACGTCGAACGCTTCTTTCCGCCGGGCTTGCCGCCGGTACCTTGGCCTCCACGGGCCTGCTGGGAGCGGCTACGCGGGCTGCCGCGGCTGAAGACGTGCTGCCGGGCTTTGGTTCCAACGGGTTCAGGGAAGCGGGACTGCCTGTCGAGCGCGGGCCCATCAACCACGGGCCCATCAACCACGGGCAAGGCGGCGCCTGGACCGTGGCACCCACCGGGTTCGCCGGCATCGCTGCGCATGGCAGGGACGGCACCACTGGCGGGGCCGGCGGCAGGGTGGTCCACGCAGGCACGCCGGATCAGCTCCGCGGGTTCGCCAAGAGCACCGAAGCACTGGTGGTGATCCTGCACGGAGAGCTGGTCTTCCCGCAGTACGAAAAACTGACAGTGACATCCAACAAATCCTTCCTCGGTGCAGGCGAAGGAGCGGCGGTGGTCAATGCCGGGTTCAAGCTGGTGAACGTGGCCAACGTGGTGTTCCGCAACTTCACTGTCCGGGATTCCTACATTCCCGGAGATTTTGTGGGAAAGCGTCCTGACAATGACAGGGACGGGATCCAGATGGACACCAGCACGCACGTCTGGGTGGACCACATGCACTTCACCCGCTTGGGCGACGGCCTGGTGGACATCCGCAAGGACTGCGACAACGTCACGCTGTCCTGGAACGTCTTCTCGGACCACAACAAGGCCCTGGGCGAGGGGTGGACCCAGAACGTGGTCACCCGGCTGACACTGCATCACAACTGGATCCGGAACACCCACCAGCGCAACGCCAGCCTGGACAACACTGCGGCCTCCCACGTCTTCAACAACTATCTGGAGGACATCTCCAGTTATGGGATGTTGGGGCGGAACGCTGCCCTGTTGGTGGTGGAGGGAAACTATTTCCGGGACGTCCGGAACCCCCTGCACCACCAAGGTCCCGGCGGCGAACTGATGGCCCGCAACAACGTCTTTGACGACTGCACGGGGAACACCGGAGAGGAACGGGGTACTGCGTTCGTGCCGCCATATTCCTACGAGCTGACTCCGCCCAAAGCGCTCCCTGCCCTGGTGCGTGCTTTCGGCGGGCCGTTGGGCGGGACCACGCCTGCGCTCCGGGAAGTGTTGACCGTGGCGCTGGATGGCACGGGCGATTATGCCAGTATCCGCGCGGCGATCGGCGCCATTCCCGCCAACAACTCCCGCCCTGTCACTGTGCTCCTGCAGCCCGGTATTTATCACGAGCCGTCGGTGATTTGGGGCGACCGCCGCAACATCACCCTGGCCGGGGCGACGGGGAACGCCCCGGACGTGATCCTGACCAACAGCGAAGGTGTCACGCTCCTGGTGGCGGCGGACGGTTCCACGCTGCGGGACCTCACCGTCACTTCCGATACCCCGCAGCCGGGCCCAGTGCTGCTGTCCACGGGAAGGGACGTCACCCGCTCCAACGTCACGGTGCTCAATGGTACGGTGCTCGACGGTGCGGCCGGGTAG
- a CDS encoding pectinesterase family protein, with the protein MRLRRLLGAVTAVVILGSLTAVPARAESQPGGTDASTEAAALWKQRPDGFASLPGNGLEGTTGGQAGRHVSASSLEELKTYAAAEEPLVIFVKGSITAADYVKIPVSSNKSFIGTGAGVELVNAGFKLINVSNVIFRNFTVRDSYIPGDWDGKRPDNDRDGIQLDTSHHVWVDHMKFERMGDGMIDTRKDSDYLTYSWNIFADNNKALGVGWTSNAVTKMTIHHNWIRNTVQRNFSLDNTAAAHVYNNYLQDIGQYGMMGRNAAKVVLEGNYFTAVADPVVAKDPATEIVNRDNVFDATRGRKDNIGTAFDPTQSYAYAKDEATNVPRLVTSSAGPRGNKASSTTTEVTVALDGTGDFGSVQAAIGSIPVGNTEPRTITIKPGFYREAVNIWADRPNVTLQGSTGNPSDVVISYDTPANGAKFFGGTWGAAGSATLNVLAQDTTVRNLTVENAYDEAVNGGSQALAVRTVADRVLFENTRFLGNQDTYLADTAGRDATARTYLKDCYIEGDVDFLYGRGTAVFDACTIHSLDRGSDTNNGYIVAPSTKNSNPYGFLIVNSTLTSDAAPGTVSLGRPWFASSDPEAHPMAVIRESQLGSHIAVQGWSDMSGHAWTEGRFAEYNNTGPGAYVNGFHPQLTPTDALKFTKETFLGDWTPAAGA; encoded by the coding sequence ATGCGCCTGCGACGCCTGCTCGGCGCGGTGACCGCCGTCGTCATTCTTGGAAGCCTTACCGCTGTGCCCGCCAGGGCAGAGTCCCAGCCCGGCGGAACCGACGCGTCGACCGAAGCCGCCGCATTATGGAAGCAGCGGCCGGACGGATTCGCGTCCTTGCCCGGCAATGGACTGGAGGGGACCACCGGTGGCCAGGCCGGGCGGCACGTCAGCGCTTCTTCACTGGAAGAGCTGAAAACCTATGCCGCGGCTGAGGAGCCTCTGGTCATCTTCGTCAAGGGCAGCATCACCGCCGCGGACTACGTCAAGATTCCGGTCTCCTCCAACAAGAGTTTCATTGGCACCGGCGCAGGCGTGGAACTGGTCAATGCCGGGTTCAAACTCATCAATGTCTCCAACGTGATCTTCCGGAACTTCACAGTCCGTGACTCCTACATTCCAGGTGACTGGGATGGAAAGCGCCCGGACAACGACCGCGACGGGATCCAGCTCGATACCTCGCACCACGTGTGGGTGGACCACATGAAGTTTGAGCGCATGGGTGACGGCATGATCGACACCCGCAAGGACTCCGATTACCTCACGTACTCGTGGAACATTTTCGCGGACAACAACAAGGCACTCGGTGTGGGCTGGACCAGCAATGCCGTCACCAAAATGACCATCCACCACAACTGGATCCGCAACACCGTCCAACGGAACTTCAGCCTGGACAACACCGCGGCAGCCCACGTTTACAACAACTACCTGCAGGACATCGGGCAGTACGGAATGATGGGCCGCAACGCCGCCAAGGTGGTCCTGGAAGGCAACTACTTCACCGCTGTTGCTGATCCCGTCGTGGCCAAGGACCCGGCAACGGAGATCGTCAACCGCGACAACGTCTTCGATGCCACCCGCGGCCGCAAGGACAACATCGGCACCGCCTTCGACCCCACGCAGTCCTACGCCTACGCCAAGGACGAGGCCACCAACGTGCCACGCCTGGTCACTTCGAGCGCCGGACCACGCGGAAACAAGGCATCAAGCACGACGACGGAAGTCACCGTCGCGCTGGACGGCACCGGCGACTTCGGCAGCGTCCAAGCCGCCATCGGCTCGATTCCCGTGGGCAATACCGAACCCCGGACCATCACTATCAAGCCGGGCTTCTACAGGGAAGCGGTCAACATTTGGGCTGACCGGCCCAACGTGACGCTGCAAGGATCAACAGGTAACCCGTCCGACGTCGTGATCTCCTACGACACCCCCGCCAACGGTGCCAAGTTCTTCGGCGGCACGTGGGGCGCAGCGGGCAGCGCCACACTCAACGTCCTGGCGCAGGACACTACCGTCCGCAACCTCACCGTGGAGAACGCCTACGACGAAGCCGTCAACGGTGGAAGCCAGGCCCTCGCGGTCAGGACCGTGGCGGACCGCGTACTCTTCGAAAACACCAGGTTCCTGGGAAACCAAGACACCTACCTCGCCGACACTGCCGGCCGGGACGCGACCGCGCGGACCTACCTGAAGGACTGCTACATCGAAGGCGACGTGGACTTCCTCTACGGCCGGGGCACCGCTGTCTTTGACGCTTGCACCATCCACTCCCTGGACCGCGGAAGCGACACCAACAACGGCTACATCGTGGCTCCGAGCACCAAGAACTCCAACCCGTACGGCTTCCTGATCGTCAACAGCACCCTCACCTCCGATGCCGCTCCCGGGACCGTTAGCCTGGGCCGGCCCTGGTTTGCCAGCAGCGATCCCGAAGCCCACCCCATGGCCGTCATCCGCGAGTCACAGCTGGGCAGCCACATCGCGGTGCAGGGTTGGTCGGACATGAGCGGGCATGCGTGGACCGAGGGCCGGTTTGCCGAGTACAACAACACGGGGCCAGGGGCTTACGTCAACGGGTTCCATCCGCAGCTCACGCCCACAGACGCCCTCAAGTTCACCAAGGAAACATTCCTGGGTGACTGGACTCCGGCGGCAGGTGCTTGA
- a CDS encoding carbohydrate ABC transporter permease, producing the protein MALLDLPLKRKLAKQEQPEDALTGTPASRFSRHLILCLVGLVMLYPLLWLISSSLKPSNDIFRQLGLWPENWDFSNYAQGWTALDQPFHVYLINSMVIVVFSIIGNIFSCALAAYAFARMEFTGRKLFFALMLGTLMLPGHVLLVPQYIIFSQLGWLDTYLPLIVPNFMATNAFFIFLMVQFMKSLPKELDDAAQIDGCGPFRTFIRVILPLCVPAMATTAIFTFISTWNEFFGPLLYIQNQDLYTVPLALRAFMDSEGQSMWGPMFAMSVVSIAPIIGFFIAGQKYLINGIATTGLK; encoded by the coding sequence ATGGCACTCCTTGATCTACCCCTCAAGCGCAAGTTGGCCAAGCAGGAACAGCCCGAAGATGCCCTGACAGGCACGCCGGCTTCCCGCTTTTCGCGGCACCTGATCCTCTGCCTGGTGGGGCTGGTGATGCTCTATCCCCTGCTGTGGCTGATCTCCAGTTCGCTGAAGCCCAGCAACGATATCTTCCGGCAGCTGGGACTGTGGCCGGAAAACTGGGACTTCTCCAACTACGCCCAGGGTTGGACCGCCCTGGACCAGCCCTTCCACGTGTACCTGATCAACTCGATGGTGATCGTGGTCTTCTCCATCATCGGCAATATCTTCTCCTGCGCGCTGGCAGCCTACGCCTTCGCCCGGATGGAGTTCACCGGTCGGAAACTGTTCTTTGCCCTCATGCTGGGAACCCTGATGTTGCCGGGCCACGTTCTGTTGGTTCCGCAGTACATCATTTTCTCCCAACTGGGATGGCTGGACACCTACCTCCCGCTGATCGTCCCCAACTTCATGGCCACCAATGCCTTCTTCATCTTCCTGATGGTGCAGTTCATGAAGTCGCTGCCCAAGGAACTGGACGACGCCGCGCAGATTGACGGCTGTGGCCCCTTCCGGACCTTCATCCGGGTGATCCTGCCGCTGTGTGTTCCGGCCATGGCCACCACGGCGATCTTTACGTTCATCTCCACCTGGAACGAGTTCTTCGGGCCGCTCCTTTATATCCAGAACCAGGATTTGTACACCGTTCCCCTGGCCCTGCGCGCGTTCATGGATTCCGAAGGCCAGAGCATGTGGGGTCCCATGTTTGCGATGTCCGTGGTGTCCATTGCACCGATTATCGGTTTCTTCATCGCCGGGCAGAAGTACTTGATCAACGGCATTGCCACCACGGGGCTTAAGTAG